In the Gammaproteobacteria bacterium genome, one interval contains:
- a CDS encoding TrkH family potassium uptake protein, protein MKFGLIFRIIGILLMVFSLTMLGPLAISFLYQDGGMRPFILSFTITSLAGLALWLLNRNREGELHAREGFIIVALFWIVLGGVSSLPLHFSKAPDLSTTDAVFEAVSGLTTTGATIIDNIESLPQSMLWYRQQMQWLGGLGVVVIALAILPLLGVGGMQLYRAETTGPSKHDKMKPRLRETARSFLKIYLLLTIACGLAYWLAGMSGFDAVAHAMSTISTGGFSTYDASIAHFDSRLVEFIAIVFMTIGGLSFGLLYLMIVGRKPLALFEHSEARGYLATIGAIVLLTTVYLLYTAHHPGIINALFDSLFQVVSVITSTGFSTERFASWPGFLPVLLIFLSIMGGCAGSTSGGMKVIRFQLLLKQGKREVQKLVHPNAVMPVKIGKRLVNDRIIESIWGFFAAYTVVYVVLMVMLIASGLDQVSAFSAVAATLNNLGPGLGDVADNFAGLTDFGKWVGILAMLMGRLEIFTVLVLLTPEFWRH, encoded by the coding sequence ATGAAGTTTGGCCTCATATTCAGGATCATCGGCATTCTCCTGATGGTGTTCAGCCTGACCATGCTGGGACCGCTGGCGATTTCATTTCTGTACCAGGACGGCGGCATGCGGCCGTTCATCCTGAGTTTCACCATCACTTCGCTGGCAGGCCTCGCACTCTGGCTCCTGAATCGCAATCGCGAGGGCGAGCTGCATGCGCGCGAAGGGTTCATCATCGTTGCCCTGTTCTGGATCGTGCTGGGTGGCGTGTCATCGCTGCCACTGCATTTCAGCAAGGCCCCGGACCTCAGCACGACCGATGCGGTGTTCGAGGCGGTCTCGGGCCTGACCACGACCGGCGCCACGATCATCGACAACATCGAATCCCTGCCGCAGTCGATGCTCTGGTATCGCCAGCAGATGCAGTGGCTGGGCGGTCTTGGCGTGGTCGTGATTGCGCTGGCCATCCTGCCGCTGCTCGGCGTGGGTGGCATGCAGCTTTACCGGGCCGAAACCACGGGTCCGTCCAAGCACGACAAGATGAAACCGCGACTGCGGGAAACGGCCCGCAGTTTTCTCAAGATCTACCTGCTGCTGACCATTGCCTGCGGACTTGCATACTGGCTGGCCGGCATGAGCGGATTCGATGCCGTGGCGCACGCGATGTCGACCATTTCCACGGGGGGCTTCTCTACCTACGATGCGTCCATTGCGCATTTCGACAGCCGCCTGGTCGAATTCATCGCGATCGTCTTCATGACCATTGGCGGGCTGAGCTTCGGCCTGCTTTACCTGATGATCGTCGGCCGCAAGCCGCTCGCGCTGTTCGAGCACTCGGAGGCGCGCGGCTACCTCGCGACCATCGGTGCCATCGTGTTGCTGACGACGGTCTACCTCCTCTACACGGCGCATCACCCCGGCATCATCAATGCCTTGTTCGATTCGCTGTTCCAGGTGGTATCGGTGATTACCTCGACAGGATTCAGCACGGAGAGGTTTGCTTCCTGGCCGGGTTTCCTGCCGGTTCTGCTGATCTTCCTGTCCATCATGGGCGGCTGCGCCGGTTCCACTTCCGGCGGCATGAAGGTCATTCGGTTCCAGCTGTTGCTCAAGCAGGGCAAGCGTGAAGTGCAGAAGCTGGTGCACCCGAATGCCGTGATGCCGGTGAAGATCGGCAAGCGGCTGGTCAACGACCGGATCATCGAATCCATCTGGGGATTCTTCGCGGCCTACACCGTCGTCTACGTGGTGCTGATGGTCATGCTGATCGCATCCGGCCTGGACCAGGTCAGCGCGTTTTCGGCCGTCGCGGCAACCTTGAACAACCTCGGTCCCGGACTGGGCGATGTGGCCGACAACTTTGCCGGCCTGACCGATTTCGGCAAGTGGGTCGGCATCCTCGCAATGCTGATGGGGCGGCTGGAAATCTTCACCGTGCTGGTGCTGCTGACACCAGAGTTCTGGAGGCACTGA
- the uvrD gene encoding DNA helicase II: MDVTPILDPLNDAQREAVTAEEPAVLVLAGAGSGKTRVLTHRIAWQILVKNASPFSILAVTFTNKAAAEMRGRIEELIDSSPGAMWVGTFHSIAHRLLRLHWREAGLPQGFQILDSEDQHRQIKRMLKALDLDESRWPPRQVQWFINSKKDEGLRPAQIAGGGDPVHSQMVKIYAAYQEACDRAGLVDFAELLLRALELVRDNPEILAHYRNRFSTILVDEFQDTNTIQYAWVRLMAGDSSEVFIVGDDDQSIYGWRGARIENLHRFQQDYPATRVVRLEQNYRSTGNILKAANAVIDNNSERMGKNLWTADEDGDPIRLYSAFNEQDEVEFVLERIRQWENEGGKRSDVAILYRSNAQSRVFEEGLIRARIPYRVYGGLRFFERQEIKDALAYLRLIQNRNDDAALERVINLPTRGIGAKTLEAVRQRARESALPLWHAARALLEEGFFPARAANALEGFIVLIGKLEAETGDLELDEQIEHVIHASGLIDHYSKEKGEKGQARVENLEELVSAGRGFDPADMEEEMPLLAAFLSHAALESGEGQADKWEDCVQLMTLHSVKGLEFPLVFMCGLEDGLFPHQRSLQDGVGLEEERRLMYVGMTRAMRSLYLTHAEQRRLYGVENMAIASRFLAEIPSELLYEIRPKVQVARPVSRTAFGRGQQAGRVMEEAVPDGIKLGSRVRHPSFGEGMVLNIEGGGSQARVQVNFDDVGSKWLVLAFAKLEVI, encoded by the coding sequence ATGGATGTAACCCCGATACTCGACCCACTCAACGACGCGCAGCGCGAAGCGGTCACGGCGGAAGAGCCGGCCGTGCTGGTACTGGCCGGTGCCGGTTCCGGCAAGACCCGCGTGCTCACCCACCGGATCGCCTGGCAGATCCTGGTGAAGAATGCGTCGCCGTTCTCGATTCTTGCCGTGACCTTTACCAACAAGGCCGCGGCCGAGATGCGTGGCCGTATCGAGGAGCTGATCGACAGTTCGCCCGGCGCCATGTGGGTCGGCACCTTTCACAGCATTGCGCATCGCCTGCTCAGGCTGCACTGGCGCGAAGCCGGGCTGCCGCAGGGATTCCAGATCCTCGATTCCGAGGACCAGCATCGCCAGATCAAGCGCATGCTGAAAGCGCTGGACCTGGACGAGTCACGCTGGCCGCCACGGCAGGTGCAATGGTTCATCAATTCCAAGAAGGACGAGGGCCTGCGTCCTGCGCAGATCGCCGGTGGTGGCGATCCGGTGCATTCGCAGATGGTGAAGATCTACGCGGCCTACCAGGAAGCCTGCGATCGGGCCGGGCTGGTGGATTTCGCGGAACTCCTGCTGCGGGCACTCGAACTGGTCCGCGACAATCCGGAGATCCTGGCGCACTACCGCAATCGCTTCAGCACCATCCTGGTCGACGAGTTCCAGGACACCAACACCATCCAGTACGCCTGGGTAAGGCTGATGGCCGGTGACAGCAGCGAGGTATTCATTGTCGGCGACGATGACCAGTCGATTTACGGCTGGCGCGGCGCACGCATCGAGAACCTGCATCGTTTCCAGCAGGACTACCCGGCCACGCGAGTGGTGCGCCTCGAACAGAATTACCGCTCCACCGGCAACATCCTCAAGGCGGCCAATGCGGTCATCGACAACAATTCCGAGCGCATGGGCAAGAACCTCTGGACTGCCGACGAGGACGGCGATCCGATCCGCCTGTACTCGGCATTCAACGAACAGGATGAAGTCGAGTTCGTGCTGGAGCGCATTCGCCAATGGGAGAACGAGGGCGGCAAGCGTTCCGATGTGGCCATCCTGTACCGCTCCAATGCCCAGTCGCGCGTGTTCGAGGAAGGCCTGATCCGCGCGCGCATTCCCTATCGGGTCTATGGCGGCCTGCGTTTTTTCGAACGCCAGGAAATCAAGGATGCGCTCGCCTACCTGCGGCTGATCCAGAACCGCAATGACGATGCCGCGCTGGAGCGTGTCATCAACCTGCCAACTCGCGGCATCGGTGCAAAGACGCTGGAAGCGGTGCGCCAGCGCGCGCGTGAATCGGCCTTGCCGTTGTGGCATGCGGCTCGTGCCTTGCTGGAAGAAGGGTTCTTTCCGGCGCGCGCAGCGAATGCACTGGAAGGCTTCATCGTGCTGATCGGCAAGCTGGAAGCAGAGACCGGTGATCTCGAGCTCGATGAACAGATCGAGCATGTCATTCATGCCTCCGGCCTGATCGATCACTACAGCAAGGAAAAGGGCGAGAAAGGCCAGGCGCGCGTCGAGAACCTCGAAGAGCTGGTCTCGGCCGGCCGTGGCTTCGATCCCGCCGACATGGAAGAGGAGATGCCGTTGTTGGCCGCCTTCCTCAGTCATGCGGCGCTGGAGTCCGGCGAAGGCCAGGCCGACAAGTGGGAAGACTGCGTGCAGTTGATGACCCTGCACTCGGTGAAGGGTCTGGAATTCCCGCTGGTCTTCATGTGTGGACTCGAGGACGGATTGTTCCCGCACCAGCGTTCCCTGCAGGATGGCGTCGGCCTGGAGGAAGAGCGCCGCCTCATGTATGTCGGCATGACCCGTGCCATGCGCAGCCTGTACCTGACCCATGCCGAGCAGCGCCGGCTGTATGGCGTCGAGAACATGGCCATTGCATCGCGCTTCCTGGCAGAGATTCCTTCCGAGCTGCTGTACGAAATTCGCCCCAAGGTGCAGGTCGCGCGACCGGTGTCGCGCACCGCATTCGGACGCGGCCAGCAGGCCGGGCGCGTGATGGAAGAAGCCGTGCCGGACGGCATCAAGCTCGGTTCGCGCGTTCGTCACCCGAGTTTTGGCGAAGGCATGGTGTTGAACATCGAGGGTGGTGGCTCGCAGGCGCGGGTGCAGGTGAACTTCGATGACGTCGGTTCCAAGTGGCTGGTGCTGGCGTTCGCGAAGCTCGAAGTCATCTGA
- a CDS encoding TRAP transporter small permease subunit, which yields MANVLGAIERLVALAGRAAAWLLLPLLAVMCAVVLLRYFFNTGSVALQELVVYLHASVFMLALAWTLQTDQHVRVDVFYREFTPRRKAMVDLLGTVLFLLPVSGLVLVHGSEYALASWQALEGSRESGGLPFLYLLKTVIPLSALLLLLQGLCIALRSIFLLRGER from the coding sequence ATGGCGAACGTTCTCGGCGCGATCGAAAGGCTGGTCGCATTGGCCGGCCGCGCAGCCGCCTGGCTGTTGCTGCCCTTGCTGGCAGTGATGTGCGCCGTGGTCCTGCTGCGCTATTTCTTCAATACCGGTTCGGTGGCCCTGCAGGAGCTGGTGGTCTACCTGCATGCCAGTGTGTTCATGCTGGCCCTGGCCTGGACATTGCAGACCGACCAGCATGTCAGGGTCGATGTCTTCTACAGGGAGTTCACGCCACGGCGCAAGGCGATGGTCGACCTGCTCGGCACGGTGTTGTTCCTGTTGCCCGTCAGTGGCCTGGTGCTGGTTCATGGCAGCGAATACGCGCTGGCCAGCTGGCAGGCACTGGAAGGCTCGCGTGAATCCGGCGGCCTGCCATTCCTCTACCTACTGAAGACTGTCATTCCGCTGTCTGCCTTGCTGTTGTTGTTGCAAGGCCTGTGCATCGCCCTGCGCAGCATCTTCCTGTTGCGAGGTGAGCGCTGA
- a CDS encoding TrkH family potassium uptake protein: MHLQAVQRILGLLLMVFSLTMLPPVLVSLIYDDHQAQAFLVSFLTLFLFGGLTWLPVRRNREDLRRRDGALIVSLFWAGLGAVGALPLLLASGLEISLTDAVFESISGLTTTGATVIVGLDDLPKSILFYRQLLQWLGGMGIIVLAVAILPLLGVGGMQLYRAETPGPSKDNKLTPKITETAKTLWMIYFGLTLACAVSYWLAGMTPFDAISHSFSTIAIGGFSTHDLSTGFFAGSMVEMVAIVFMFIAGANFALHFMAVSRLGVTHYFRDPEFRTYLFLLTSLTILASLYLSWHEHFETAGETMIKASFQVVSIMTTTGFTTDDFSAWPGLLPVVLILSSFIGACANSTGGGMKVIRWVLLLKQSQREVRRLIHPHAQFVTKMGNKPVSEKVVSAVWGFFSVYVGVFSLLMLLSMALGMDHVSAFSAVAACLNNLGPGLGEVAANYQSVPAAAKWVLMFAMLLGRLEIFTLLVILTPAFWRK; the protein is encoded by the coding sequence ATGCACCTGCAGGCAGTTCAGCGCATTCTCGGCCTGTTGTTGATGGTCTTTTCGCTGACCATGCTGCCGCCCGTGCTGGTGTCGCTGATCTACGACGACCACCAGGCGCAAGCCTTCCTGGTGAGCTTCCTGACGCTGTTCCTGTTCGGCGGCCTTACCTGGCTGCCCGTGCGCCGTAATCGCGAAGACCTGCGTCGGCGTGATGGTGCGCTGATCGTGTCCCTGTTCTGGGCCGGTCTCGGCGCAGTGGGTGCCTTGCCGCTGTTGCTCGCCAGTGGCCTCGAGATTTCGCTGACCGATGCGGTATTCGAATCGATATCGGGCCTGACCACTACCGGCGCCACCGTGATTGTCGGCCTGGATGACTTGCCGAAATCCATTCTTTTCTATCGCCAGCTGCTCCAGTGGCTGGGTGGCATGGGCATCATCGTCCTTGCGGTGGCCATCCTGCCCTTGCTCGGCGTGGGCGGCATGCAGCTGTATCGCGCCGAGACTCCGGGGCCGAGCAAGGACAACAAGCTGACGCCGAAGATCACGGAAACGGCCAAGACGCTGTGGATGATCTATTTCGGCCTGACCCTGGCCTGTGCCGTTTCCTACTGGCTGGCCGGCATGACGCCGTTCGATGCCATCTCGCACAGCTTCTCGACCATTGCCATCGGTGGCTTCAGTACCCACGATCTCAGCACCGGGTTCTTTGCCGGCTCCATGGTCGAGATGGTCGCCATTGTCTTCATGTTCATAGCCGGTGCGAATTTCGCCTTGCATTTCATGGCGGTCAGCCGACTCGGAGTCACCCATTATTTCCGCGACCCCGAGTTCCGCACCTACCTTTTCCTGCTGACCAGCCTGACCATCCTTGCGAGCCTGTACCTGAGCTGGCACGAACATTTCGAGACGGCAGGCGAGACGATGATCAAGGCGAGCTTCCAGGTCGTTTCGATCATGACCACTACCGGTTTCACCACGGATGATTTTTCCGCCTGGCCCGGTTTGCTGCCGGTCGTGCTGATCCTGTCGAGTTTCATCGGGGCCTGCGCCAATTCCACCGGTGGCGGCATGAAGGTGATCCGCTGGGTGTTGTTGCTAAAGCAGAGCCAGCGCGAAGTGCGCCGCCTGATTCATCCGCATGCGCAGTTCGTGACCAAGATGGGCAACAAGCCGGTGTCCGAGAAAGTCGTCAGCGCCGTGTGGGGTTTCTTCTCGGTCTATGTCGGCGTGTTCAGCCTGTTGATGCTGCTCAGCATGGCGCTGGGCATGGACCATGTCTCGGCGTTTTCTGCCGTCGCAGCCTGCCTGAACAATCTCGGTCCGGGTCTCGGCGAGGTGGCGGCGAACTACCAGTCGGTGCCGGCGGCTGCCAAGTGGGTCCTGATGTTTGCCATGTTGCTGGGACGCCTGGAGATCTTCACCCTGCTGGTGATCCTGACCCCGGCTTTCTGGCGCAAGTGA
- a CDS encoding C4-dicarboxylate ABC transporter: MEWLALLMFLAVIAVLMSGYPVALTLGGMALLFAALGSLLGGFEPVLLGSFSSRLFGIMLNET; encoded by the coding sequence ATGGAATGGCTGGCCTTGTTGATGTTCCTGGCGGTGATCGCAGTCCTGATGAGCGGTTACCCGGTGGCGCTGACCCTGGGTGGCATGGCCTTGCTGTTTGCCGCGCTGGGCAGCCTGCTCGGTGGCTTCGAGCCGGTCCTGCTGGGCAGCTTTTCCTCGCGGCTGTTCGGCATCATGCTGAACGAGAC
- the trkA gene encoding Trk system potassium transporter TrkA, with amino-acid sequence MKILILGAGQVGSTVAYSLAREEDNEITIVDRNGELLQDLQDRLDIRTVIGHASHPQVLKDAGADAADMVVAVTDSDETNMIACQVCHVLYGTKKKIARVRETQYMKTPELFTSEDGDSAEGSKKGLMPIDMLISPEQLVVDYIRRLIQYPGALQVLDFAGGKVRLVAVTAYYGGALVGQELKNLRSHIPDVDTRVAAVYRRGRAILPHGDTVIEADDEVFFIAPRADIRSVINELRKLDKPVRRVIIAGGGNIGVRLAQALESTYQVKLIERSRERARQISENLDKTIVLAGDAADEELLLEENIEATDVFCAVTNDEEANILSSMLAKRLGARKVLSLINRPSYVDLVQSGDIDIAISPQQITIGALLTHIRRGDVVVVHSLRRGAAEAIEAIAHGSPESSAVVGKAIEDIKLPEGTTIGAIVRGDVVMMAHHDTVIEENDHVILFLVDRKLVPDVERLFQEGAGRQGG; translated from the coding sequence ATGAAGATACTGATTCTCGGTGCCGGACAGGTTGGATCGACCGTTGCCTACAGCCTGGCGCGCGAAGAAGACAACGAGATCACGATTGTCGACCGCAATGGCGAGCTGCTGCAGGACCTGCAGGATCGGCTCGATATCCGCACCGTCATCGGCCACGCCTCCCACCCCCAGGTACTCAAGGATGCCGGCGCTGATGCAGCTGACATGGTCGTCGCGGTGACCGACAGCGACGAGACCAACATGATTGCCTGCCAGGTCTGCCACGTGCTGTATGGCACGAAGAAAAAGATCGCCCGCGTGCGCGAAACGCAGTACATGAAGACGCCGGAGCTTTTTACAAGCGAGGACGGTGATTCCGCGGAAGGCAGCAAGAAAGGCCTGATGCCCATCGACATGCTGATCAGTCCCGAGCAGCTGGTGGTCGACTACATCCGCCGCCTCATCCAGTATCCCGGTGCCTTGCAGGTGCTCGACTTTGCGGGTGGCAAGGTGCGACTGGTCGCGGTGACGGCCTACTACGGCGGTGCGCTGGTTGGCCAGGAGCTGAAGAACCTGCGCAGCCACATTCCCGATGTCGATACGCGAGTCGCGGCGGTCTACCGACGCGGGCGTGCAATCCTGCCGCACGGCGACACGGTCATCGAGGCCGATGATGAAGTGTTTTTCATTGCGCCCCGCGCCGACATCCGCTCTGTCATCAACGAGCTGCGCAAGCTCGACAAGCCGGTACGCCGGGTGATCATCGCGGGTGGTGGCAACATCGGGGTGCGCCTGGCGCAGGCCCTGGAATCGACCTACCAGGTCAAGCTGATCGAGCGTTCGCGCGAGCGCGCCCGGCAGATTTCCGAGAATCTCGACAAGACCATCGTGCTGGCCGGCGATGCAGCCGACGAGGAGCTGCTGCTGGAGGAAAACATCGAAGCCACCGACGTGTTCTGCGCGGTGACCAACGACGAGGAAGCCAACATCCTCTCCTCGATGCTCGCCAAGCGACTCGGTGCACGCAAGGTACTGTCACTGATCAACCGGCCTTCCTATGTCGACCTGGTGCAATCCGGTGATATCGATATCGCGATTTCGCCGCAGCAGATCACCATTGGCGCGTTGCTGACGCACATCCGGCGTGGTGACGTTGTGGTGGTGCACAGCCTGCGCCGCGGTGCTGCCGAAGCCATCGAGGCAATTGCCCATGGCAGCCCGGAAAGCTCGGCAGTGGTCGGCAAGGCCATCGAGGACATCAAGCTGCCGGAGGGCACCACCATCGGCGCCATCGTACGTGGCGATGTGGTGATGATGGCGCACCATGACACGGTCATCGAGGAAAACGACCATGTCATCCTGTTCCTCGTGGATCGCAAGCTGGTGCCGGATGTCGAGCGATTGTTCCAGGAAGGCGCCGGTCGCCAGGGCGGCTGA
- a CDS encoding TIGR00730 family Rossman fold protein, which produces MNDSEEHGYRLLKTAEQQLALTRESWKIFQIMAEFVEGFEKLVTIKPSVSIFGSARVKPDDKLYLLTEQIARTLSDAGFSVVTGGGPGLMEAANKGAYAGKSPSIGLNIQLPHEQSANPYQDIALNFRHFFSRKVMFVKYASAYVVMPGGFGTLDELAEILTLIQTGKSRKIPVVLVGESFWKGMLDWLRDQMLGQGMIGEGDLELVKLAETPEEVVSILFDHYGDRGFEPSREERELMLEL; this is translated from the coding sequence ATGAACGATTCTGAAGAACACGGTTATCGTCTGTTGAAGACGGCCGAGCAACAGCTCGCACTGACGCGCGAATCCTGGAAGATATTCCAGATCATGGCGGAGTTCGTCGAAGGCTTCGAAAAGCTCGTGACCATCAAACCGTCGGTCAGCATTTTCGGGTCGGCACGGGTCAAGCCCGACGACAAGCTTTACCTGCTCACCGAACAGATTGCCCGCACCCTGTCGGATGCCGGCTTTTCGGTGGTCACCGGTGGCGGGCCGGGCCTGATGGAGGCGGCCAACAAGGGCGCTTACGCGGGCAAGTCGCCGTCGATCGGATTGAACATCCAGCTGCCGCACGAGCAGTCCGCCAATCCCTACCAGGACATTGCGCTCAACTTCCGGCACTTCTTCTCCCGCAAGGTCATGTTCGTCAAGTACGCCTCGGCCTACGTGGTCATGCCGGGCGGCTTCGGCACGCTCGACGAGCTGGCCGAGATCCTGACCCTGATCCAGACCGGCAAGAGTCGCAAGATTCCGGTCGTGCTGGTGGGGGAATCGTTCTGGAAAGGCATGCTCGACTGGCTGCGCGACCAGATGCTGGGCCAGGGCATGATCGGCGAAGGCGACCTCGAGCTGGTCAAGCTGGCCGAAACGCCGGAGGAAGTCGTCAGCATCCTGTTCGATCACTACGGTGATCGCGGGTTCGAACCTTCCAGGGAAGAGCGCGAACTGATGCTGGAGCTCTGA